From Cyanobium sp. ATX 6F1, a single genomic window includes:
- a CDS encoding YcjF family protein — MTPPAAPPVLDPTPGSTPLERLPRWWPLAGVLAGGWVVGDALHLHLSAVVPLGAVTAGLWLLSRRRQSPRARLPRTSAAWMLRCEGLLEQFLRLEAPGHPALEGHRRTLEALRQRQQRSALEVALVGLVPPDAARLPVLADALRGSLPLRVHGTAPLDRASADWRWPESFLRCDQLLYRLELPLQAADLRWLESLPKDQPLWLLVEQAAGGGDPSLRQELLAQLPEGLAKQLLFWNGETATLAAALQPLRRCLAEAGRQQLESTQLRCLQQFHGKLQGDLEAVRRRHWKQLQQRTQWVVAAGVFAAPLPSLDLLVLGVANGLMLRDMAQLWDCPWSSDQLKETALELSKAALAMGLVEWSTQALAGVIKLHGATWLVGGAIQALSAAYLTRVVSHAMADVLALSVGVEAADLEQLRHQAPLLVARAAEAERLDWAAFLQQGRDWWLRQGGGGPAAYLPEGV; from the coding sequence TTGACACCTCCCGCCGCCCCGCCGGTTCTCGATCCGACGCCGGGATCGACCCCGTTGGAGCGGCTGCCGCGCTGGTGGCCGCTGGCCGGCGTGCTGGCGGGGGGTTGGGTGGTCGGTGATGCGCTTCACCTTCACCTGTCGGCGGTGGTGCCCCTGGGGGCCGTCACCGCCGGCTTGTGGCTCCTCTCCAGGCGGCGTCAGTCGCCCCGGGCGCGCTTGCCCCGCACCTCTGCGGCCTGGATGCTGCGCTGCGAGGGTCTGCTGGAGCAGTTCCTTCGGCTGGAGGCCCCAGGGCATCCCGCCCTCGAGGGGCATCGCCGCACGCTGGAAGCCCTGCGTCAACGGCAGCAGCGCTCCGCCCTGGAGGTCGCTCTGGTGGGTCTTGTCCCGCCGGATGCGGCACGCCTGCCTGTTCTGGCAGACGCCCTGAGGGGATCCCTGCCGCTCCGTGTCCATGGCACCGCGCCTTTGGACCGGGCCAGTGCTGACTGGCGCTGGCCCGAATCTTTTCTGCGCTGCGACCAACTCCTCTATCGACTGGAGCTGCCTCTGCAGGCCGCAGATCTGCGCTGGCTGGAATCGCTACCGAAGGATCAGCCCCTCTGGTTGCTGGTGGAGCAGGCGGCCGGTGGGGGCGATCCTTCCCTGCGCCAGGAGTTGCTGGCCCAGCTGCCGGAGGGTCTCGCCAAGCAACTTCTGTTCTGGAATGGCGAAACGGCGACGCTCGCTGCGGCTCTGCAACCCCTGCGGCGCTGCCTGGCGGAAGCCGGCCGTCAGCAGCTCGAATCCACACAGCTGCGCTGCCTGCAGCAGTTTCACGGCAAGCTCCAGGGGGATCTGGAGGCGGTTCGGAGGCGCCACTGGAAGCAGCTCCAGCAACGCACCCAATGGGTGGTGGCCGCCGGCGTGTTCGCCGCACCCCTCCCCAGCCTCGATCTGCTGGTGCTTGGCGTTGCCAACGGGCTGATGCTCAGGGACATGGCCCAACTCTGGGACTGCCCCTGGTCGAGCGATCAGCTCAAGGAGACGGCCCTGGAGCTCTCCAAGGCCGCCCTGGCGATGGGATTGGTGGAGTGGAGCACCCAGGCCCTGGCCGGGGTGATCAAGCTCCATGGCGCCACCTGGCTGGTTGGGGGAGCGATCCAGGCCCTCAGCGCCGCCTATCTGACCCGGGTGGTGAGCCATGCGATGGCCGATGTGCTTGCTCTTTCCGTCGGCGTGGAGGCGGCGGATCTGGAGCAATTGCGGCACCAGGCTCCGCTGCTGGTGGCGAGGGCAGCCGAGGCGGAGAGGCTCGATTGGGCCGCTTTTCTGCAACAGGGCCGTGACTGGTGGCTGCGCCAGGGGGGCGGCGGCCCAGCCGCGTACCTTCCCGAGGGCGTGTAA